In Nocardioides nitrophenolicus, the genomic window TGCTCCTCGACGGTGCCGACATCGCGCTGCTGCACCTCATCCTCGGCGTCCCGGCCGAGGAGGTGCGGATGGGCATGCGGGTCAAGGCGGTCTGGAAGCCGCGGGACGAGTGGGCGTACTCCCTGGAGAACATCGACCACTTCGCGCCCACCGGCGACCCGGACGCCGACTTCGACACCTACAAGCACCACCTCTGAGACGGGAGACACAGTCAGATGCGTGACGTCGCCGTCGTCGGGTTCGCCCAGCGACAGATGCTCGGGTTCGACGGGTCGCCGACCTGCGTCGAGCTCCTCGTTCCGGTCTTCAAGGAGCTGTACGAGCAGACCGGCTGGACCCGCAAGGACGTCGGGTTCTGGTGCTCCGGCTCCTCGGACTACCTGGCCGGCCGCTCGTTCTCGTTCGTCCAGGCCGTCGACGCAATCGGCGTCATCCCGCCGGTCAACGAGTCGCACGTCGAGATGGACCTCGCCTGGGCCATGTACGAGGCGTGGATCAAGATCCAGACCGGCGAGGTCGACACCGCCCTCGTCTACGCCTTCGGCAAGAGCTCGGCGGGCGTGCTGCGGCGTACCCTCGCGCTCCAGCTCGAGCCGTACACGATGACCCCGCTGTGGCCCGACACGGTGTCGCTGGCGGGCCTCCAGGCCCGCGCCGGCATCGACGCCGGCCTCTGGGACGAGCGCGCGATGGCCGAAGTCGCCAACCGCTCGCTCACCGACGCCGAGAAGAACGAGTACGCCGTCCGCAAGGGCGGCTCGTCGGTCGAGGAGCTGCTCGCCCGTCCGATGTACGCCGACCCGCTGCGCAAGCACGACTGCTCCCCCGTCACCGACGGGGTGGCGGCCCTGGTCCTCGCCGCGGGTGACCGGGCCCGCGAGGTCCGGGAGCGCCCGGCCTGGCTCACCGGCATCTCCCACTACGTCGACCCCATGGGGATGGGCGTTCGCGACCTCACCCGGTCGCCGTCGGCCCAACGGGCCGGCGCGGCCCTGGACCTGGGCGGCGTCGAGGTGGCCGAGCTGCACGCGCCGTTCAGCCACCAGGAGCTCATCCTCCGCGCGGAGCTCGGCCTCGGCGCCGACGTCGCCATCAACCCGTCCGGCGGCGCGCTCGCGAGCAACCCGATGTTCTCCGGCGGCGGCATCCGCGTCGGCGAGGCCGCGCAGCGGATCTGGTCCGGCGAGGCCGACAAGACCCTCGCTCACGCGACCAGCGGCCCCGCCCTGCAGCAGAACCTCGTCTGCACCCTGGAAGCCAGCACCGAAGGAGCACGGATCTGATGGGCAAGCAGCCTGCAGCGATCATCGGCGTCGGCCAGACGCACCACCGCGCCAAGCGCGAGGACGTCTCGATGGCGGGCCTGTGCCGCGAGGCCATCGACCGCGCGCTCCTCGACGCGAACCTGACGCTCGACGACATCGACGCGATCGTCGTCGGCAAGGCGCCCGACCTGTTCGAGGGCGTGATGATGCCGGAGCTGTTCCTCGCCGAGGCGCTCGGCGCCGCCGGCAAGCCGCTGCTGCGCGTGCACACCGCCGGCTCGGTGGGCGGCTCGACCGCGATCGTCGCCTCCTCGCTGGTCCAGGCGGGCGTCCACAAGCGGGTGCTGACGGTCGCCTACGAGAAGCAGTCCGAGTCCAACGCGATGTGGGCGCTCTCGGTGCCGCTGCCGTTCAACATGCCGGTCCACGCCGGCGCCGGCGGCTACTTCGCCCCGCACGTGCGCTCCTACATCCGCCGCTCCCAGGCGCCGACCCACGTCGGCGCGATCGTGGCCGCCAAGGACCGCACCAACGCGCTGAAGAACCCCTACGCGCACCTCCACAACGAGGGCACCACCGTCGAGTCGGTGCTGGCCTCGCAGATGCTCTGGGACCCCATCCGGTACGACGAGACCTGCCCGTCCTCCGACGGCGCCTGCGCCCTGGTCATCGTCGACGAGGACACCGCGAAGTCCTCGCCGAACCCGGCCTGGATCCACGGCACCGTGATGCGCTCCGAGGCCACCACGGCCGCCGAGCGCGACCAGGTCAACCCCCAGGCCGGCCGCGACGCCGCGGCCGCGCTGTGGAGGCAGGCCGGCATCACCTCGCCGATCGACGAGATCGAC contains:
- a CDS encoding thiolase domain-containing protein, which translates into the protein MGKQPAAIIGVGQTHHRAKREDVSMAGLCREAIDRALLDANLTLDDIDAIVVGKAPDLFEGVMMPELFLAEALGAAGKPLLRVHTAGSVGGSTAIVASSLVQAGVHKRVLTVAYEKQSESNAMWALSVPLPFNMPVHAGAGGYFAPHVRSYIRRSQAPTHVGAIVAAKDRTNALKNPYAHLHNEGTTVESVLASQMLWDPIRYDETCPSSDGACALVIVDEDTAKSSPNPAWIHGTVMRSEATTAAERDQVNPQAGRDAAAALWRQAGITSPIDEIDAAEIYVPFSWFEPMWLENLGFAAEGEGWKLTEAGETAMTGRIPVNCSGGVLSSNPIGASGMLRFGEAALQVRGAAGEHQVDGARKALGHAYGGGSQFFAMWVVGADKPTS
- a CDS encoding thiolase domain-containing protein; amino-acid sequence: MRDVAVVGFAQRQMLGFDGSPTCVELLVPVFKELYEQTGWTRKDVGFWCSGSSDYLAGRSFSFVQAVDAIGVIPPVNESHVEMDLAWAMYEAWIKIQTGEVDTALVYAFGKSSAGVLRRTLALQLEPYTMTPLWPDTVSLAGLQARAGIDAGLWDERAMAEVANRSLTDAEKNEYAVRKGGSSVEELLARPMYADPLRKHDCSPVTDGVAALVLAAGDRAREVRERPAWLTGISHYVDPMGMGVRDLTRSPSAQRAGAALDLGGVEVAELHAPFSHQELILRAELGLGADVAINPSGGALASNPMFSGGGIRVGEAAQRIWSGEADKTLAHATSGPALQQNLVCTLEASTEGARI